The Treponema medium genome has a window encoding:
- a CDS encoding helix-turn-helix domain-containing protein gives MTPEEIKKLIQNGEKIDVEFKESKNALSKDVYDSVCSFNNRNGGHIVLGVNDKREITGVNPDKVDKIIKEFTTAINNSQKIYPPLYLTPVSIDMEGKKLIYIRVPKGCQVCRHNGRIWDRSYEGDINITDNAELVYKLYARKQSTYFVNKVYPNLGIDCLNSAVIEKARKMAIARNQNHLWKGMNDEELLRTANLILIDPETNKEGITLAAILLFGKDNAIMSVLSQHKTDALFRVENKDRYDDRDVVITNLIDSYDRLINFGRKHLNDLFVLEGIVNVNARDRILREVVSNTLAHRDYSSGFPAKMIIDDEKITIENSNVAHRIGVLDLQKFEPFPKNPSISKVFREIGIADELGSGMRNTYKYTQLYSGKNPIFEEGDIFRTIIPLKKIATEKVGEKNVPQNVPQNVPQNVPQNVPQNVPHNKKELIEFIKAKVRSNNKITRRTIADNAGVSVKTIQRTIKEIENLRYIGTGNNGYWELNE, from the coding sequence ATGACACCAGAAGAAATAAAGAAACTCATTCAAAACGGTGAAAAAATAGATGTTGAATTTAAAGAATCAAAGAATGCTTTATCGAAAGACGTATATGATTCCGTTTGCTCTTTTAACAATAGAAACGGCGGTCATATAGTATTAGGGGTTAACGACAAAAGGGAAATTACCGGCGTTAATCCTGACAAGGTTGATAAAATAATAAAGGAATTTACAACAGCTATTAATAATTCGCAAAAAATATATCCGCCTTTATACTTAACACCTGTTTCAATAGATATGGAAGGCAAGAAACTTATTTATATCAGAGTACCAAAAGGCTGTCAGGTGTGCAGGCACAATGGACGCATTTGGGATAGGTCTTACGAGGGTGATATAAATATTACCGATAATGCGGAACTGGTATATAAGCTTTATGCGCGGAAACAAAGCACCTATTTTGTAAATAAGGTCTATCCTAATTTGGGAATAGATTGTTTAAACTCAGCGGTAATTGAAAAAGCACGAAAAATGGCTATTGCAAGGAATCAAAATCATTTATGGAAGGGTATGAATGATGAAGAACTTCTGAGAACAGCTAATTTAATTTTAATTGATCCGGAAACAAACAAAGAAGGTATTACCTTAGCTGCAATTTTATTATTTGGAAAAGACAACGCCATTATGTCCGTTTTATCACAGCATAAAACGGATGCACTATTTAGAGTAGAGAACAAAGACCGATATGATGACAGAGATGTCGTCATTACCAATCTGATTGACAGTTATGATAGGCTTATCAACTTTGGCAGAAAGCATTTGAATGACTTGTTTGTTTTAGAGGGCATTGTTAATGTCAATGCAAGAGATAGGATACTCCGAGAAGTAGTTTCCAACACATTAGCCCACAGGGATTATTCAAGCGGCTTTCCTGCGAAAATGATTATTGATGATGAAAAAATTACTATCGAAAATAGCAATGTAGCACATAGAATAGGCGTATTGGATTTGCAAAAATTCGAACCGTTTCCTAAAAATCCGTCGATATCTAAAGTCTTTAGGGAAATTGGAATTGCCGATGAGCTTGGTTCCGGTATGCGTAACACCTATAAGTACACACAGCTGTATTCGGGAAAAAATCCTATTTTTGAAGAAGGCGATATATTCAGAACGATTATTCCACTCAAGAAGATTGCGACGGAAAAGGTCGGCGAAAAGAATGTCCCTCAGAATGTCCCTCAGAATGTCCCTCAGAATGTCCCTCAGAATGTCCCTCAGAATGTCCCTCACAATAAGAAGGAGCTGATTGAATTTATAAAGGCAAAGGTGAGGTCAAATAATAAAATTACAAGGCGGACTATTGCAGATAATGCCGGCGTAAGTGTAAAAACTATTCAGAGAACCATAAAAGAGATAGAGAATCTACGATATATCGGTACCGGAAATAACGGATATTGGGAATTGAATGAATAG
- a CDS encoding formate--tetrahydrofolate ligase, which translates to MKTDIQIAREASLKPIQEIAAELHIDSSSVIPYGFYTAKIPYTSIVPARIKEHKLILVTSTTPTKAGIGKTTVSIGLALGLQKIGKNAVLALREPSLGPCFGMKGGAAGGGYAQVLPMEEINLHFTGDFHAITSAHNMISALLDNYVFRTQNTPQGLKKVVWKRVLDVNDRALRSIVTGLGEGNGVPAESGFDITAASEIMAILCLASDIDDLRRRIEKIILGYRPDNTPFTVKDLGIAGAITVLLKNAINPNLVQTTENTPAFVHGGPFANIAHGCNSIIATKTALTYGDYVITEAGFGADLGAEKFFDIKCRKAGLSPALTVLVVTTGGLKLHGGVQEAELSKPNKEAFVHGFKNMDKHVENLRKFGQTVLVVLNKYDYDTEEEIECLRAYCRNISVPFAVNSAFSDGGEGATDFARTVSGLIETEPSKPLAFIYQDSDDIKTKIEKICKQVYGAKNVAYSADAEKTLKRIITWGVASYPVCIAKTQYSFSDDPKKLGVPEQFDMTVREIIVNNGAEMIVAVMGDMMRMPGLPKEPQALRIDLVNGYIDGLA; encoded by the coding sequence ATGAAAACCGATATCCAGATAGCGCGTGAGGCTTCTCTTAAACCGATACAAGAGATTGCAGCGGAACTTCATATAGATTCTTCTTCCGTAATTCCGTATGGCTTTTATACGGCGAAAATTCCGTATACGTCTATTGTCCCCGCCCGCATAAAAGAGCATAAACTCATCCTCGTTACCTCTACGACGCCGACAAAAGCGGGAATCGGGAAGACAACGGTTTCCATCGGTTTAGCGCTCGGCTTACAGAAAATCGGGAAAAATGCGGTATTGGCGTTGCGTGAGCCTTCGCTTGGTCCCTGCTTTGGAATGAAAGGCGGGGCAGCCGGCGGCGGTTATGCGCAGGTGCTTCCGATGGAAGAAATCAATCTGCATTTTACCGGCGACTTCCACGCCATTACCTCAGCTCACAATATGATCAGCGCACTGCTGGATAACTACGTATTTAGAACGCAGAATACGCCGCAGGGCTTAAAAAAAGTAGTTTGGAAACGGGTGCTGGATGTTAATGACCGCGCACTCCGTTCAATTGTTACCGGACTTGGTGAGGGGAATGGTGTTCCTGCCGAATCGGGATTTGATATAACCGCCGCTTCGGAAATTATGGCAATTTTATGCCTCGCTTCCGACATCGACGATTTACGCCGCCGCATAGAAAAGATTATCCTTGGCTACCGACCGGACAATACGCCGTTTACGGTTAAAGATCTCGGCATCGCCGGAGCAATTACCGTACTGCTTAAAAATGCGATTAATCCGAATTTAGTACAAACCACCGAAAATACCCCCGCCTTTGTACACGGCGGTCCGTTTGCAAATATCGCGCACGGGTGCAATTCCATTATCGCGACTAAAACCGCCCTTACGTACGGTGACTACGTTATTACCGAAGCGGGATTTGGAGCCGATTTAGGCGCTGAAAAATTCTTTGATATTAAATGCCGCAAAGCAGGGCTTTCACCTGCCTTAACCGTGCTTGTCGTTACTACCGGCGGGCTTAAATTACACGGAGGCGTTCAAGAAGCGGAGCTGTCCAAGCCCAATAAAGAGGCGTTCGTCCATGGATTTAAGAATATGGATAAGCATGTTGAAAATTTGCGTAAGTTCGGACAGACGGTGTTGGTGGTATTGAATAAATACGATTACGATACCGAAGAAGAAATCGAGTGTCTTCGTGCATACTGCCGGAATATCAGCGTACCGTTTGCCGTAAACAGCGCCTTTTCCGATGGCGGCGAAGGTGCAACCGATTTTGCCCGTACCGTTTCAGGATTGATCGAAACAGAACCGTCAAAGCCGCTTGCTTTTATCTATCAGGATAGTGATGATATCAAGACTAAAATAGAAAAGATATGCAAACAGGTGTACGGCGCCAAAAATGTTGCTTACTCTGCCGATGCGGAAAAAACATTGAAGCGGATCATTACATGGGGTGTCGCGTCCTATCCGGTATGTATCGCAAAAACGCAGTATTCTTTTTCCGACGATCCCAAAAAACTCGGCGTTCCGGAGCAGTTTGATATGACTGTCCGCGAAATTATCGTAAACAATGGCGCCGAGATGATCGTTGCGGTTATGGGCGACATGATGCGGATGCCGGGGCTGCCAAAAGAACCTCAGGCGCTTCGCATAGACCTTGTAAACGGTTATATCGACGGATTAGCGTAA
- a CDS encoding InlB B-repeat-containing protein, with protein sequence MFTVNFNLNGGEGTPPADQPIESGKTVAKPADPTRSGHTFKHWSKNADGAAYNFDEPVTSSFTLHAVWEQNAPPPPTPQNFTVSFNLNGGEGTPPAAQTIESGNKVTKPASDPIYAGYTFKHWSKSQTGAAYNFDAPVTGDFTLYAVWEKIKIYTIQGTAHESPLKGKSVKDIPGIVTGIHYSENKADGFYMQDKDGDGNNVTSDGIYVYCGIAQFPAELKVKDAVTVTGTVTEHAFDATQLATTQIKVARKDDVSILSSGNQLPAPIEITADKLEKPVFIGDLNVLSPAEEAIDYYESLEGMRVKITNPKVVAAPYKGTHYIAPVSANGFTPRGGLMYNSYNSTGRVCVYPYACFANKADAHVANPEPTIGDSYNGDIVGVLGYSFSNYRIEITEALPELTAGHIAPESSNIAFDATKLNIVSYNLENFSKAKGKKGHSSKKTPDQRATAFADHFINQLKEPDIICLIEIQDDSADKDNDVVSAQQTLNLLINKITAIGGSTYKSVNIDPENNKDGGAPGANIRCCYLYRDDRIELVQDSDSDLTNSDCNTAAEIEADGSKLTQNPARIGVGDAAFDSCRKSLVAHFKFLDSVNGGKDFFVINNHLTSKRGDGSIWGAQQPVVRASEVNRHKQADAITAFIKSVKEKRSDARIISVGDYNDFWFSETIGKVKAAGMKNAIEEFSANERYTYVYDGHSQTLDNILVTDNIAINYADVLHLNAEFSPKVRLSDHDPVFVQLSW encoded by the coding sequence ATGTTTACCGTCAACTTTAACCTGAACGGCGGTGAAGGAACCCCGCCCGCAGATCAACCCATTGAAAGCGGAAAAACGGTTGCAAAACCTGCCGATCCCACCCGCAGCGGGCACACCTTTAAGCATTGGTCAAAGAATGCTGATGGAGCAGCGTACAACTTCGATGAGCCGGTAACAAGCAGCTTTACACTGCATGCCGTGTGGGAACAAAACGCACCTCCGCCTCCTACACCGCAAAACTTTACTGTTAGCTTTAACCTGAATGGTGGTGAAGGAACCCCGCCCGCAGCCCAAACCATTGAAAGCGGCAACAAAGTTACCAAACCTGCCTCCGACCCAATTTATGCCGGTTATACCTTTAAGCATTGGTCGAAAAGTCAAACCGGTGCAGCGTATAACTTTGACGCCCCTGTAACCGGCGACTTTACGTTGTATGCCGTGTGGGAAAAAATAAAAATTTATACCATCCAAGGTACAGCTCATGAATCGCCGTTGAAGGGGAAAAGTGTAAAAGATATCCCCGGCATTGTAACGGGTATTCACTATTCAGAAAATAAAGCGGACGGCTTTTATATGCAGGATAAAGACGGAGACGGAAATAATGTAACTTCCGACGGTATCTATGTGTATTGCGGCATCGCTCAATTTCCCGCAGAGCTTAAAGTAAAAGATGCGGTAACCGTTACCGGTACCGTTACCGAACATGCCTTTGATGCCACACAGCTTGCAACCACCCAAATCAAAGTTGCAAGAAAAGATGATGTTAGTATTCTTTCATCCGGTAATCAGCTGCCTGCACCGATTGAAATTACCGCTGATAAACTTGAAAAACCTGTTTTTATCGGAGATCTTAATGTTCTTTCTCCTGCGGAAGAAGCAATCGATTATTATGAAAGCTTAGAGGGTATGCGGGTCAAAATAACCAATCCTAAAGTTGTCGCTGCTCCTTATAAAGGTACTCACTATATTGCTCCGGTGAGTGCAAACGGTTTTACCCCTCGCGGTGGGCTTATGTATAACAGCTATAACAGTACCGGACGGGTATGCGTATATCCTTATGCCTGTTTTGCCAACAAAGCGGACGCACATGTTGCCAATCCGGAACCGACAATCGGAGACAGCTATAATGGCGATATAGTTGGTGTATTGGGTTATTCATTCAGCAATTATCGAATCGAAATAACGGAAGCGCTGCCGGAGCTTACCGCTGGGCATATTGCCCCTGAAAGTTCCAATATTGCCTTCGATGCCACGAAGCTCAATATCGTAAGCTATAATTTGGAAAATTTTTCAAAGGCTAAGGGGAAAAAAGGACATTCATCCAAAAAAACACCGGACCAGCGGGCAACGGCATTTGCAGATCATTTTATCAATCAATTAAAAGAGCCCGATATCATTTGCTTAATAGAAATTCAGGATGATAGTGCCGATAAAGATAATGATGTGGTCAGTGCCCAGCAAACCTTGAACCTTTTAATCAATAAGATTACAGCAATAGGCGGTTCTACTTATAAATCAGTTAATATCGATCCGGAAAATAACAAAGACGGCGGTGCGCCCGGCGCCAATATCCGCTGCTGCTATCTTTACCGCGACGACAGAATTGAACTGGTGCAGGATAGCGATAGTGATTTGACCAATAGCGACTGTAATACCGCTGCCGAAATCGAAGCTGACGGTTCAAAGCTTACGCAAAATCCTGCCCGTATTGGTGTTGGTGATGCTGCCTTTGATAGCTGCCGAAAATCACTTGTTGCTCACTTTAAGTTCCTCGACAGCGTGAATGGCGGAAAGGATTTCTTTGTTATCAATAATCATCTTACCTCAAAGCGCGGAGACGGGAGCATTTGGGGAGCGCAGCAGCCGGTTGTGCGTGCAAGTGAGGTAAATCGCCATAAGCAGGCGGATGCAATTACCGCATTTATCAAGAGCGTAAAGGAAAAGCGTTCCGACGCACGGATCATTTCAGTCGGTGACTATAACGATTTCTGGTTCTCCGAAACAATTGGTAAGGTCAAGGCTGCCGGAATGAAAAACGCCATCGAAGAATTCTCGGCAAACGAACGCTATACCTATGTATACGACGGACATTCGCAAACGCTTGATAATATTCTGGTTACGGATAATATCGCTATTAATTATGCGGATGTTCTGCACCTTAACGCGGAGTTTTCACCTAAGGTACGGCTTTCCGACCACGATCCGGTGTTCGTACAGTTAAGCTGGTAG
- a CDS encoding glycine C-acetyltransferase, translating into MSNIHEMAFLQQKVQELKDQGLYKVPVTLDGPNEAECVINGKKVINLSSNNYLGFANHPRLKKAAIAAIETYGAGAGAVRPIIGNMKIHDELETLLATFKREEAVLAFQSGFNCNAGVIQAVTDKGDLILSDELNHASIIDGSRLSKADKAVFKHSDMADLERVLKEKRPNYRNILIITDGVFSMDGDIAKLPEIVALAEKYECLTYVDDAHASGVLGESGRGSVDHFHLHGRVDFAIGTLSKAIGVVGGYVAGKQVTIDWLKNRGRPFLFSTGLPPAAIGACIEAIKMLMESTEYTDRLWKNARYFKEKLARLGFNTGHSETPITPVIIGEEAKTLEFSKKLFENGLFIGPIVFPTVPKGTGRVRCMVTAGHTTEQLDRAIAIFEKVGKEMGIIA; encoded by the coding sequence ATGAGCAACATCCACGAAATGGCTTTTTTACAACAAAAAGTACAGGAATTAAAGGATCAAGGCTTGTATAAGGTACCGGTAACGCTTGACGGACCGAACGAAGCCGAATGCGTTATTAATGGAAAGAAAGTTATCAACCTTTCATCAAATAACTATCTGGGCTTTGCAAACCATCCTCGCTTAAAGAAGGCAGCAATCGCAGCGATTGAAACCTACGGCGCGGGAGCCGGAGCTGTCCGCCCCATCATCGGAAACATGAAGATTCACGATGAACTCGAAACTCTGCTTGCTACATTCAAGAGGGAAGAAGCGGTGCTGGCCTTTCAGTCAGGCTTTAATTGTAACGCCGGTGTTATCCAAGCGGTTACCGACAAGGGCGACCTCATCCTATCCGATGAGTTGAACCATGCATCCATCATCGACGGCTCCCGCCTTTCAAAAGCCGATAAGGCAGTGTTTAAGCACTCCGACATGGCAGACTTAGAGCGGGTTTTAAAAGAGAAGCGCCCCAACTACCGCAACATTCTCATCATCACCGACGGCGTGTTCTCCATGGACGGTGATATTGCCAAGCTGCCGGAAATCGTTGCGCTTGCGGAAAAGTACGAGTGCTTAACCTACGTGGATGACGCGCACGCAAGCGGCGTATTAGGCGAAAGCGGACGCGGCTCCGTTGACCACTTCCACCTGCACGGCAGAGTAGACTTTGCAATCGGTACCCTGTCCAAAGCAATCGGCGTTGTCGGCGGCTATGTTGCCGGTAAGCAGGTTACCATCGACTGGCTGAAAAACCGCGGACGCCCCTTCCTGTTCTCCACCGGACTCCCACCCGCCGCTATCGGCGCTTGTATCGAAGCCATTAAAATGCTGATGGAATCAACCGAATACACTGACCGGCTGTGGAAAAACGCCCGCTACTTCAAAGAAAAGCTCGCCCGCCTCGGCTTTAACACCGGACACAGCGAAACCCCCATTACGCCGGTCATCATCGGAGAAGAAGCAAAAACCCTTGAGTTCTCCAAAAAGCTCTTTGAAAACGGCTTATTCATTGGGCCGATCGTGTTCCCCACTGTACCCAAAGGCACCGGACGTGTCCGCTGTATGGTAACGGCAGGGCACACCACCGAACAGCTTGACCGCGCTATCGCTATCTTCGAAAAAGTCGGAAAAGAGATGGGCATTATCGCGTAA
- a CDS encoding queuosine precursor transporter, whose translation MNDTILTDEATCFMKKKNFLPVLSGLFIGVLVLSNILAVKMVQIGPFVFDGGTLLFPFSYIFGDVLTEVYGYRDTRKVIWTGFVVLIFMAFNVWLVSILPAEGGWNLQSDFNNILLQMPRISVGSICGYFIGEYSNSTVLSKMKILTNGKYLWMRTIGSTLIGELLDSIIFVAIAFSGMYASSVLIVMAFSNYLFKTMIEVVCTPFTYLVVNFFKKYEQLDTYDYGERYNPLPQFT comes from the coding sequence ATGAATGACACTATTTTGACAGATGAAGCCACGTGCTTCATGAAGAAAAAGAATTTCTTGCCGGTTCTTTCCGGACTCTTTATCGGTGTATTGGTTCTGTCGAACATTTTGGCAGTAAAAATGGTGCAGATCGGTCCGTTTGTTTTTGACGGCGGTACGCTGCTTTTTCCGTTTTCGTATATTTTCGGGGATGTACTGACTGAGGTGTACGGTTACCGAGATACGCGGAAAGTCATTTGGACGGGCTTTGTCGTCCTTATTTTTATGGCGTTCAATGTCTGGTTGGTAAGTATTCTACCGGCAGAGGGCGGCTGGAATCTGCAAAGCGATTTTAATAATATTTTGCTGCAAATGCCCCGCATCAGCGTAGGGAGTATCTGCGGTTACTTTATCGGTGAGTACAGCAATTCTACCGTTCTTTCTAAAATGAAGATACTTACCAACGGCAAATACCTGTGGATGCGTACCATTGGCTCAACCTTGATTGGAGAGCTGCTGGACAGTATCATTTTTGTAGCGATTGCCTTTTCGGGAATGTACGCATCTTCTGTTTTAATTGTGATGGCTTTTTCAAATTATCTTTTTAAGACGATGATAGAGGTTGTCTGCACGCCCTTTACCTATTTGGTTGTCAACTTCTTTAAAAAATACGAACAGCTTGATACCTATGACTATGGTGAGCGGTATAACCCGCTACCGCAGTTTACATAG
- a CDS encoding right-handed parallel beta-helix repeat-containing protein: MKKAITTCLAVCLVLANVMAAEYYVSKETGKNGNAGTKDAPFKNIEKAAEKVQPGDKLYVAEGNYYGVRDKGFIMIKNPVEIYGGYSKDFSKRDVLKYRTLVMPPASSNGTGRANKAMEFDIKDGQGKKLVIDGIIFDKGASNGYHPTKGKPAGVETGMLILPPGEGVNGGEKSITTEKAIFGGSIMKCDVLIQNCVFNNASNFAIQFGGSGDVKILNNVFTANAMSACEIWGKENKPTAITLEFAYNTVLFTWPRTHAFEDMGYGFRVMTKVEVNIHHNIIGLSTLSAIDRCRIDSPASMENGRKVLVDNNRFFMNKQADVTLPGLGTFEYVWVKDFEDVERFNSAEGNEELKDVAPLKKVLNQAYLAGFLNATYKEKTDYDPNSPANEFRRAMGMNQTMKVQTDVSMFANRYPQDDAVKLFGAVKGFGAQAIK; encoded by the coding sequence ATGAAAAAAGCAATTACAACGTGTTTAGCGGTTTGTCTCGTTTTAGCAAACGTAATGGCTGCAGAGTACTACGTTTCAAAAGAGACCGGTAAGAATGGAAACGCGGGTACAAAAGATGCTCCGTTTAAAAACATCGAAAAGGCTGCCGAAAAAGTGCAACCCGGTGATAAGTTATATGTTGCGGAAGGCAATTATTACGGCGTACGGGACAAAGGTTTTATCATGATAAAAAACCCTGTAGAAATCTACGGAGGATATTCCAAAGACTTTTCAAAACGGGACGTTTTAAAATACCGCACGCTCGTTATGCCGCCAGCCTCATCAAACGGAACAGGTCGCGCAAATAAGGCTATGGAGTTTGATATTAAAGACGGTCAGGGAAAAAAACTTGTTATCGACGGTATCATCTTCGATAAAGGAGCTTCCAACGGTTACCATCCGACAAAAGGCAAACCTGCCGGTGTGGAAACCGGTATGCTCATCCTGCCGCCGGGAGAAGGCGTTAATGGCGGTGAAAAATCCATTACAACAGAAAAGGCGATATTCGGCGGCAGCATTATGAAATGCGATGTGCTTATTCAAAACTGCGTATTTAATAACGCTTCCAATTTTGCCATCCAGTTCGGCGGTTCAGGCGATGTTAAAATTTTGAATAATGTTTTTACTGCAAATGCGATGTCTGCTTGCGAAATTTGGGGAAAAGAAAATAAACCGACCGCCATAACGCTGGAGTTCGCATATAATACTGTTTTGTTTACATGGCCACGCACGCATGCCTTTGAGGATATGGGGTACGGTTTCCGCGTTATGACGAAGGTTGAGGTGAATATACACCACAACATCATCGGGCTTTCTACCCTGTCTGCAATCGATCGCTGCCGTATCGACAGCCCTGCTTCTATGGAAAACGGACGAAAGGTACTTGTAGATAACAATCGATTTTTTATGAACAAACAAGCGGATGTAACCCTGCCGGGCTTAGGTACATTTGAATACGTATGGGTAAAAGACTTTGAAGACGTTGAACGCTTTAACAGCGCCGAAGGCAACGAGGAGCTGAAAGACGTAGCTCCGCTTAAAAAAGTTTTAAACCAAGCATATTTGGCAGGTTTCTTAAACGCTACCTATAAAGAAAAAACCGACTATGATCCGAATTCCCCCGCTAACGAGTTCAGACGCGCAATGGGAATGAACCAAACGATGAAAGTTCAAACTGATGTGTCGATGTTTGCAAACAGATATCCGCAAGATGATGCTGTAAAACTGTTCGGTGCAGTCAAAGGCTTCGGCGCACAGGCGATTAAGTAA
- a CDS encoding L-threonine 3-dehydrogenase, which translates to MKTILVTGALGQIGSELVMHLRKTYGGSNVIASDVVKKDMPEVLESGPFEQLNVLEPQKVADVCKKYKVDAVIHLAALLSAVAERDPQMAFNINIHGLYNMLEIARENKYRFFVPSSIAAFGPGTPQDKTPQDTIQRPTSMYGVTKVSGELLCDYYHKRFEVDTRGVRFPGLISYTTPPGGGTTDYAVDIYYEALKNKKYECFIKEGTYMDMMYMPDALKAVQQLLETDESKLIHRNAFNIASMSFTPEIIAAEIKKHIPEFQMTYKVDPMRQAIADSWPNSIDDTCARQEWNWKPEYTLETMTVDMLEKLSKRLGVAYHSAQK; encoded by the coding sequence ATGAAAACAATACTGGTAACAGGAGCCCTCGGTCAGATCGGCAGTGAGCTGGTTATGCACCTGCGCAAGACCTACGGCGGTAGCAATGTAATTGCAAGTGATGTAGTTAAAAAAGATATGCCGGAAGTCCTTGAATCAGGACCTTTTGAGCAATTAAATGTGTTGGAACCGCAGAAGGTTGCCGATGTATGTAAAAAATACAAAGTAGATGCCGTTATTCACTTGGCAGCGCTCCTTTCAGCTGTTGCGGAACGCGATCCGCAAATGGCGTTCAATATCAATATTCACGGATTATACAATATGCTGGAAATTGCCCGGGAGAATAAGTACCGGTTCTTTGTACCCAGCTCCATCGCCGCGTTCGGCCCGGGTACCCCGCAGGATAAAACTCCGCAAGACACCATTCAGCGTCCTACCTCAATGTACGGTGTAACAAAAGTTTCAGGTGAGTTGCTCTGCGACTACTACCACAAGCGCTTCGAAGTAGACACCCGCGGCGTGCGCTTCCCCGGTCTTATCTCCTATACAACTCCGCCCGGCGGCGGCACTACCGACTATGCTGTTGACATTTATTACGAAGCGCTGAAAAACAAAAAATATGAGTGCTTTATTAAAGAAGGCACCTATATGGATATGATGTATATGCCCGATGCCCTCAAAGCAGTTCAGCAGCTTTTGGAAACAGATGAGTCAAAGTTAATCCACCGCAACGCCTTTAATATCGCTTCTATGAGCTTCACACCGGAAATTATCGCAGCGGAAATTAAAAAACACATCCCTGAATTTCAGATGACCTACAAGGTTGACCCCATGCGGCAGGCAATCGCCGATTCTTGGCCTAATTCCATTGACGACACCTGCGCACGGCAAGAATGGAACTGGAAGCCCGAATACACACTGGAAACGATGACCGTCGATATGCTGGAAAAACTGAGCAAGCGGCTTGGTGTTGCGTATCATTCGGCACAAAAATAA
- the coaD gene encoding pantetheine-phosphate adenylyltransferase: MVKAVFAGSFDPPTFGHLNIIERVQKLFSEIHVVIAVNNNKSYCFSGEERLEMIQKLVSGWNNVSVHLWDSLIVDYAKKIKADVLIRGVRNDNDFLYEFDLAMMNKSLNPQIETLFLVPDPKFFVLRSSSIKELAAFGGDVSTMVPPIVEAMLKKKFPQKK, encoded by the coding sequence ATGGTAAAGGCTGTTTTTGCAGGTTCATTTGATCCTCCTACTTTCGGTCATTTGAATATTATCGAGCGAGTACAAAAGCTCTTTTCCGAAATCCATGTTGTCATTGCCGTAAATAATAATAAAAGCTATTGTTTTTCCGGCGAGGAACGGTTAGAGATGATACAGAAGCTGGTTTCCGGTTGGAATAATGTCTCCGTGCATCTGTGGGATTCGCTGATCGTTGATTATGCAAAGAAAATTAAGGCGGATGTTCTTATCCGAGGTGTTCGGAACGATAATGATTTTTTATATGAATTTGATTTAGCGATGATGAACAAGAGCTTGAATCCGCAGATTGAGACACTGTTCTTGGTTCCCGACCCTAAGTTTTTTGTGCTGCGCTCCAGTTCAATTAAGGAGCTAGCAGCTTTCGGCGGCGATGTATCGACTATGGTGCCTCCTATCGTTGAAGCCATGCTGAAAAAGAAATTTCCTCAGAAAAAATAG